The region CAAGAAAAGGATGGGTAATTTCTTCCTGTTTCCTTTCCTGGTAGGCCACAAGCAAGGTCTTCCTTGTATCATCGTTCATAATGACAGCCCCGGAATCCATCTTTTTGAAACCCTTGCCCTGAACCTGTTGAAGGTTAATAAGTGAAAGCGCAAGTCGGTCGGCAATAAAGGGTCTGAATTCCTCCATCAGGTCGAGGGCAAGTCCCGGTCTTCCTGGCCGATCCCGGTGGAGAAAACCTACAGCCGGGTCCAGTCCCACCGTTTCGAGAGCAGACCGGACATCGTGCATCACAAGCGTATAGATAAAGGACAAAAGACAGTTTACGTTGTCGAGGGGCGGTCTCCTGTTACGTTCATCGAAACGGAACGTCTCTTTCTGCGCAACAATCAGATGATCAAAGACGCTGAAATAGATATGCGCCGAGTCCCCTTCTAATCCCCGCAGGACATCCAAGGGATATTCCTGATCGAAAAATTCAAGCTGCCGGTTAAGCCGCATTACGGCGTTACGCAGCTCCTGTTCATTGATCTTGTTTCCATGGTCCCGAAGCGCCCTTTGCAATATGGTCCGGCAATTTGTAATCTTTCCGGTAAGTATGAATTTGGCAACCCCGGCAGAAAATGCAAGGTCATCTGCCTTCCGGTACTGCTCCCGGCGGAGAAGAACATTCCCTGAGACAGCCCCCTGAATCTTCGCCAGAAACCGGCCATGTTCCGTTAAGAAACTCAATGCTACCTGATTTTCAGCGCAAAAACCCATCAAAAAAGGACTGCACCCGACATTGCCGAAACAGACAATCCCGCCGATGGTGTGTACGGGGATGCGCAGACGTACCTCGCCGTCAATCTTGACGACGACCGTCTCCCCTTCTTTGGAAAGGTACGCCCCCTGCGTGGTCACATAAAGGGTATTGAGATGTTTTTTCATGGCGACTCCATCATACGCATGAGATAACGCTTTACAGAAGAATGTTTCCCTATCTTTTCCGGCAGACATTCCCCGATGAGGGAACAGCTTTCACAGCGCTTCGCATAAACCGGCGGCGGCGTTGTACCGGAGGCGATCAACAGATGAGCCTTGTCTGCTGTTTCCTCAGTTTCCTTGCGAAGGACTTCATCAAAAGCTACATCGAGACGCCTGCGTGTCTTGCCATAAAAAAGAGCCCCTTGAGGGACTGCAACAGACAGCATCTCTTCCAGACAGATGGCCTGCGCGCAAAGTTGCACCGAATCACAGTAGTCCGGTTTGGGTTTGCCCCGCTTGTACTCCACAGGAAAAGGCTGCCAGGTCTGCTTGTCAATCCGGTGAAACTCCACCACATCGGCCTTGCCGATCAATCCCAACCTCAAGGATCGCAACGGAACACCCCTTGCAATCCTCACATTACCCCTTGACTCGTCCCCTTCCTCATGCACACGCTCGTGCATGATCCTGCCCTCGGCAGTGAAGACGTTCTCATTCCAGATCTGTTCAATATGGATCAATGCACATCGGCGTTTACAATAGTAAAAATGAGCAAGCGCCGAAATCATAATGAGATCATCCTGGGAATCTTTGCTTTCGGTATAGGTCTTATAAGTCGTATTGGTCATATAGGACCTATTGTTTCCCTTTTCTTGTTTGTGACCGGACACGGTAGAGCCTTTCCGTGAATCCGCCCTCCTCCAGAAATGCCTTTTCCAAAGCCTTCAACTGCTGGTCGAGGAGATAGTTTGCCTGGTGAATCACACAAATCGCAGCATTAGCGGCAACCTCGGCAGAAGCTTCGGGGGAAGAGCTTTCAAAATAGGTCTTATAGGTCGAATAGGACTTATTGGACCTATACGCCAAAGCTCTGACTTCCTTCGCTTTGGCGTGATCTTTGCCCCAAAGGGGCAAATCTTTCTGCCGCAGAAAATCCTGAAAATCAAGGAGTAGTTCTTCCAAGCTTGCCCGTGCCACACCGATGAGCTTAAGTTCAGTCTTCTTCGAAGTACCGGAGGCCATACTGCCCTCGGCAATATTCTGCTTGCCGCTCCGTGCCGCCTGCACCATCTGGTCATGAGTTCTTGACCGCTTGTTGATAAAGCGGTCGCAAAATACCGTCGTGGCGTCGTAAATAATCTCCGCCATCTGGTAAGACTTCAATTCGCGATATCCTCCGTGAGGCGGGATGAGGGTTTCAGTGGACATGGACTATCCTCCTCGTCATACTACACATGCATCCCCAATGCCCTGCTTGATCTCTTCTATAGAAAGAATACCTGCCATATAGCCGATGAAATCATCATAGGCATAAGTCCACTTATATATTCCCGGATGCCCTAAAACTTCGGGAATGCGCAGATCGTCGAGACGATAGCCCCATATTTGCACAGATGATTTTTGTATGTCCCGCCAATTAACCGGGAGATGGCTCTCCAGTTTTTTAACCATTTCCTCGCCAACAATAACGATTCGAGTGTCAGACGCAATGACCCGAAAGTCCTTTTCAACTTGCGGAAACCGCAATCCTTCTTCCGACTTCAGCAGTGAATTTGAAAAAGTTCCGGCAAGCCGGATTTCACGTTTAAGAGCATTTGTGCAAAGATCGGGGGATATTAGACACCCTTCCGAGATTAGCTCAAGCAAAACCTTAGAAGAATCGCTCATG is a window of Pseudomonadota bacterium DNA encoding:
- the cas1c gene encoding type I-C CRISPR-associated endonuclease Cas1c — encoded protein: MKKHLNTLYVTTQGAYLSKEGETVVVKIDGEVRLRIPVHTIGGIVCFGNVGCSPFLMGFCAENQVALSFLTEHGRFLAKIQGAVSGNVLLRREQYRKADDLAFSAGVAKFILTGKITNCRTILQRALRDHGNKINEQELRNAVMRLNRQLEFFDQEYPLDVLRGLEGDSAHIYFSVFDHLIVAQKETFRFDERNRRPPLDNVNCLLSFIYTLVMHDVRSALETVGLDPAVGFLHRDRPGRPGLALDLMEEFRPFIADRLALSLINLQQVQGKGFKKMDSGAVIMNDDTRKTLLVAYQERKQEEITHPFLGEKVMIGIIFHIQALLMARYLRGDLDGYPPFIWK
- the cas4 gene encoding CRISPR-associated protein Cas4, whose product is MTNTTYKTYTESKDSQDDLIMISALAHFYYCKRRCALIHIEQIWNENVFTAEGRIMHERVHEEGDESRGNVRIARGVPLRSLRLGLIGKADVVEFHRIDKQTWQPFPVEYKRGKPKPDYCDSVQLCAQAICLEEMLSVAVPQGALFYGKTRRRLDVAFDEVLRKETEETADKAHLLIASGTTPPPVYAKRCESCSLIGECLPEKIGKHSSVKRYLMRMMESP
- a CDS encoding four helix bundle suffix domain-containing protein, coding for MSTETLIPPHGGYRELKSYQMAEIIYDATTVFCDRFINKRSRTHDQMVQAARSGKQNIAEGSMASGTSKKTELKLIGVARASLEELLLDFQDFLRQKDLPLWGKDHAKAKEVRALAYRSNKSYSTYKTYFESSSPEASAEVAANAAICVIHQANYLLDQQLKALEKAFLEEGGFTERLYRVRSQTRKGKQ